TTCATTGAAATTTTTCCCGATTCTCTTGAAGAGATCAACGATTTCTATTACTTTCAGGTACGGATACAATCTTTTTTCCTCTGGAAGGTAGGAGAAAGTCCCTTTCAGTTCTACATCGCCGGCTGATTTTTTTCGAAGGCCAATGATACATTTCAATGTGGTAGTCTTTCCCGCCCCGTTGGGACCAAGGATGGCAAAGATCTCCCCTTTGTTCACTTCAAAATCGACACCATCTACAGCAACTTTGTCACCATAGAGTTTTTTCAAACCTCTTACTCTAAGCATGTTTTCTCACCCCTGTAGACTATTTCTATCAATTTCTGAACCCTCTCGAAAGGGATACCTGCTCTTTTGCAATCTCTCAAGACTTTTATGAGTTCTTCTTCCAATTGCATTTGTATTTTCTTTTTGTCCACTCTGGTGACAACGTATCCTTCTCCTCTTTTTACCTCTAAAATTCCTTCCTGAACGAGTTCCCTGTAAGCGCGTGAAACGGTGTTCAAGTTCACACCCAGATCTTCTGCGAGGGATCTTATGGAAGGGACAAATTCGCCTTCTTTTAATTTTCCGGAGAGAATAAGAAGTTTTATTCTATCTTTTATCTGCTCGTATATTGGCTTTGAGGAGTGGAAATTTATTTTGAACCACAACTCTATCACCTCATTGTAATATTATACTATTACACCATATCAGAATTAAATTTTGTCTTGCAGACTTTGTTTCGTTTTGTTAAAATAGATGATGAAATAATTTAAATCAGGAGGGATGATGGTGATTCTAAAAGAAATAAATAGCTTCTGTAAAGGGAGAGTTACAGGAAGACGTCTTTACGCTGTCCCAAAATTGTGGGTTCCGAAATTCTTTAAAAAATTTGATGAAAAATCAGGTAAGTACTTTGTGGATCCTTACGAATTTGGTGCGGAAATTACAGATTGGATACTATCCCAATCTGAAGGATTAGATTATTCTCAACCTCTTTCGTTTCTGAAAGGAGAGAGAGCTCCCAATTGGGTGAGAGAATCAATCGTCTATGGCTCTCTCCCGAGAACAACAGTCGCCTACAATCATAAAGGCTCTGGGTACTACGAAGAAGATGATGCGCTCGGTTTTCGCGAAGCGGGAACGTTTTTCAAGATGATACTTCTTCTTCCATTCATCAAGAGCCTTGGTGTGAACACCATATATCTTCTCCCGGTGAGTAAAATGAGTGATTTGTTTAAGAAAGGAAGTGCCCCGTCACCTTACGCTGTGAGAAATCCGATGGAACTGGATGAAAGATACCACGATCCTCTTCTTGAAGGTTTCGGTGTGGATGAAGAGTTTAAAGCTTTTGTGGAAGCATGTCACATCTTAGGAATCAGAGTCATTCTTGATTTCATCCCTCGAACTGCTGCGAGAGATTCCGATCTTATAAAGGAACATCCGGATTGGTTCTATTGGATAAGAGTTGAGGAGTTGGCGGATTATGCTCCTCCGCGCGCGGAAGAACTTCCTTTCAAAGTCCCAGATGAGGATGAACTGGAGATAGTGTATGGTAAGGAAAGTGTAAAAAAGCATCTTCGGAAGTTTTCTCTTCCACCAAATCTGGTGAACCCTGAAAAATGGGAAAAGATAAAAGAAGCCAAAGAAAACATATTGGAAGCCATCATTAGAGAATTTGGTCTCATCACACCTCCAGGATTTTCTGATTTGATAAACGATCCGCAACCGACTTGGGACGATGTTACTTTCTTGAGATTGTATCTGGATCACCCAAAAGCGTCGAAGAAGTTTGTCAGTCCCAATCAACCTCCTTATGTTCTGTACGATGTGATAAAAGCGAGTAAATTTCCGGGAGAGGAGCCCAACAGAGAACTTTGGGAATATCTGGCAGGAGTGATACCGCATTACCAGAAAAGATTTGGAATAGATGGTGCAAGACTGGATATGGGACATGCTCTTCCAAAGGAACTGCTCGATCTCATAATAAAGAACGTGAAAGATTACGATCCCGCCTTCGTGATGATAGCCGAAGAACTCGATATGGAAAAGGATAAAGCAGCCAAAGAATCAGGATACGATGTAATCTTGGGAAGCAGTTGGTACTTTGTTAGCAGATTGAACGAGATGAAGAAAATTCTTGAAGTTTCGGAAAAACTTGTCTTACCTTTTTTAGCGTCTGTTGAGACACCAGATACGCCCCGCATAACGACGAGAAAGTATGGTTCGCGATTGAAGAGATTGTCTCCTTTTATAACATACTTCTTACCAAATTCAATACCTTATGTGAATACGGGACAGGAGATAGGGGAGAAACAACCGATGAATCTCGGACTCGATACTGATCCTAATTTGAGAAAGGTTTTGTCACCAACTGATGAGTTCTTTGGAAGACTAGCCTTCTTCGATCAATACGCTCTTCATTGGGACAACCCAGATAAAGGAGTTTTAGAATTCATTAGAAGATTGATAGATGTGAGAAATCAATTTACAGATATGATGATTGAAGGGGAATATCAGAATCTCTCAGACGATGAACTTTTGATGTTCTCTTATCAAAAAGAGAAGAGGAAATTGATCGTTGCTGCAAACATAGGGAACTCACAAAAAACTCTAAGGATCAGCGGATTAGTTTGGAGAGGAAGAATGTGGGAAAAGAAAAGAAAGGTAACACTCAAACCACTAGAATTCGCCCTCATTTTCCAATCTTGAAATTTCGTCAGGTCGTTCGAAAGAAAGACGTCCAATTTTTCCTTGAGATACTTCTGTGAAAAAAACGTTGATAGCTCTCTCTAAATCGGGGATTCCTCCTTTCTTGAGGAATCCCCTTCTTTTTGCAAAATTTTCAAAGAAAGTATTGAAATCCTCCTCGAGGTACTGAACTCTTCTGAATATGTCATAAGCCCTTTCCAAAATCGTGAAATCTTCCACACGTTCAATGGGTAAACTTCCAACGAGTAGAAGCTTTGCGGCAAGATCTTTGTTGAAAATGTTTTTGTAAAGTACACCAGGGGTGTCCAATATCTTTGCACCATTTTCGAGAGAGAACCACTGAATGCCGCGAGTCACACCGGGTTGAGCACCAACTGTACTCGATTTTTTCCCTTTCAGTTTGTTTATGATCGTCGACTTCCCTGTATTTGGAACACCTACAACCAAGATTTTTGCGGTTCTTTCGATAGAGAGCTTCTTCAAGAGTACCTTTCTGGGCTCATCTTTATAGGTAGTGACAACTCTTTTCCCTTGGGCCGTGAGGAACGATGCCCATTTCTTCGTCACCGTTTCATCGGCGATATCTACTTTGTTCAAAATGATTATGGAATCTTTTTTCGAAAAATCTATCCCGTAAGCGGATGTAGCAAAAGGGGCCCGGGCATCTCGGACCTCCAAAACGGTATCCACCATTCTCAACAGTTCTCTAATTCGCCGTTTTGCCTTTTCGATGTGACCAGGGTACCAATTCACAGTCCCAATATCTCCTTAATTTTTTTCTCGTTCTCTGCTATAAGAGATTCCGCTTCTTCTTTTGTATCTCCTTTCACGTGTATGTAAACCTTAAGTTTCGGTTCTGTTCCCGAGGGTCTCACAAAAATTCTACTTTTCTCAAAGACGAATGCGACAGTTTCGTTCGGTATGACATTGTTGTACCCCTTGGAATAGTCAATTATATCACTGCGATTTTTCAAAGAACGGTATATCTCGATCGCTCTATCGACGTTGTCAAATTTGAAATTTATGAGTTTTTCCATGTAGTATCCGTACCTTTTGTATAATTCTTCGAGTTTTTCATAGGGATCATAATTGCTGAATGCCACCGCAGAGAGAGCACTTCCCACTACGCCATCTTTGTCTCTCGCATGATCGCCCATCAAGTATCCACAACTTTCTTCAAAACCAAAAACGAAGTTTCTATCACCTTTCTTTTGGTGCTCTTCTATCAAGTATCCAATGAACTTGAACCCTGTCGGAGTTTCTTCAAGAAAGGCTCTTTTTTCTTCACAAATGGGCCTAACCATATCCGTGGTTACTATCGTCTTTATGATCAGAGGATTATCCACTTTTATGTGTTCAAGGAGAAAGTCTGTGAGAAGTACTCCCACTTGATTTCCTGTGAGTCTTTTCCCCCTGTAAACCACTCCCACTCTATCGCAATCTGGATCCGTAGCGAGTCCTAAAGTTGCTTGTTTTTTGTTCAGCAATATGAGGGCATCATCCTCTTCCGGGTTTGGTGTTGGGACGGTGGAAAAATTGGGATCCGGTTTCATTTGTTCCTCGACGAGTCTCACGGTGAATCCGAGTCTCTTGAGGACTTCGGGAACATAATTTGCACCCGTTCCATGAAGTGGAGAATAGGCAATATCGAGATTCGATTTTCTAGGAAGTTTAGAGAGCATCTCTACAATTTTTTCTATGTAACTCTCCTTAATCTCAGGAGGAACTGTTTTGAAGTTTCTTTCTTTCACTGCAGAGGTATCTACCTTTTTATAAATCTCTGTGATTTCATCAGTATACTTTGGAATAGCCTGTACACCATCCCATGTGTACACTTTGTATCCGTTGTACTCAGGAGGATTGTGACTCGCTGTGATAACAACACCAGCCCCCGCTTTCATGCTTCTAACAGCATAGGAAAGAACGGGAGTTGGTGTTGGTTCAGAAAACACATAAGCCTCTATTCCTTCACCTGCGAAAACCTTCCCTGCAAGCTCCGCGAATTTTCTGGAGTTTCTCCTCGTATCGTAAGCTATCACCACACTTTTCAAGTTTCGTTCTTTCATCCAGAGGGCGGTACTCAGTGAGGCTCTTTTCACAGTTTCTTCATCGAACTCGCCTTCCCTCATGATCCCGCGAATACCACCCGTTCCAAATAGGATCATCTTTATCACCTCCGGAGAGAATGTTTTTCACATTGAGCCTGTAGCAGACTCCACATAGGTAACATTTATTCCATCTACAGTCCTCTGTTGTTTCTCCAGCCAAAGCCTTTTTGAATTCTTCTCTAAGAAACTCTTTTGTGACACCCATGTCTATGTGATCCCATGGTAGCCCTTCTTCCAATTTTCTCTCTCTGAGATAGTGCATAGGATCTACTCCGGTGATATCAAACGCTTTAAGCCAAACATCAAAATTGAACTGTTCACTCCATTCGTCGAACAAAGCACCGAGTTCATTTGCTCGTACTATGAGATTCAATAAGTTGCGATCTCCTCTTGAAAATATTCCTTCGAGAAAACTCATTCTTGGATCGTGATACGATATCTTTGCAACCCTCTTTGCCTTTTTTATCACTCTGAACCTTTCTTCTGCTTCTTCGGGTGTAATTTGTCTAACAAATTGGAATGGTGTATGGGGTTTTGGAACGAAAACAGATACGGATGCTGTTACCTCTTTGAAACCCATTCTCTTCACCTTTTGGAGAAGGTACACCATTTCCTCAAGGTCTTTTTCACTCTCACCTGGTAATCCTATCATGAAGTAGAGTTTCACTCTTCGCCATCCAGCTTTTTTCGCTGCTTCTAACGTTGAAACGATATCGTGTTCTTCTATGTTCTTGTTTATGATGTTTCTTAGCCGTTGAGTGGCTGCTTCTGGAGCGAATGTAAGGCCTGTTTTTCTCACAGAAGCTATCTTGGAAGCGACTTCCACACCGAATCTGTCCATTCTTGTTGAAGGGATTGAGATAGCGATTTTCTTTTCTGAATATCTGTTCAAAAGTTCAGAGACGATCTCCCCTATTTGTGAATGATCCATCGTCGAGAGTGAAAGGAGTGATACTTCTTCGTATCCTGTGTGTTTTAACATCGCTTCAACATTTCTCAAAATATTATCGAGGGATCTTTCACGCACCGGTCTGTAAAAAATACTAGCATGACAGAATCTGCATCCTCGAGTGCATCCACGGGCGATTTCTATCACGGCCCTATCGTGTACAGATTCCGTATTTGGAAGAATTTTCTTAATAGGTACAGGTTGATCGTCTAGATTCCTCACTATCCTTCTTCTGATCTTCTCTGGGAAGTCGGGTGAGATGGGTACGATCTTTTGTTCTTTTTGTTTGTAAAAGGCAGGAACGTAGACACCTTCTATCTTTGATAATTCTTTCAAAATAGTATCTCTTTTTTCACCTTTTGTTTCTTTCAAAACTTGTACAATTTCGAGAATGGCTTCCTCTCCATCACCGATGAGAATTGCATCAAAAAGACCGTAAACTGGTTCAGGATTTGAAGAACAAGGGCCTCCACCGAGAACAATAGGATCTTCTTTTTTTCTTTCCCAAAAGAATAGGGGGATTTTAGAGAGCTTCAAAACTTCCACAACGTTGGTATAAGAGAGTTCGTACTCCAGAGAAATTCCTACGGCATCCATTTGATAAAGAGGTGTATAGGATTCCATAGTGTAAAGGGGAACACCTTTTTCTTTCATCTTTTCTATCATATCGACCCACGGGAGATAGCTCCTTTCTGCCCAGACGTCAGGTTGATTGTTCAAGATATGGTACAGAACTTCCAATCCATA
The Thermotoga sp. KOL6 genome window above contains:
- a CDS encoding GntR family transcriptional regulator — encoded protein: MWFKINFHSSKPIYEQIKDRIKLLILSGKLKEGEFVPSIRSLAEDLGVNLNTVSRAYRELVQEGILEVKRGEGYVVTRVDKKKIQMQLEEELIKVLRDCKRAGIPFERVQKLIEIVYRGEKTCLE
- a CDS encoding DUF1923 family maltosyltransferase codes for the protein MILKEINSFCKGRVTGRRLYAVPKLWVPKFFKKFDEKSGKYFVDPYEFGAEITDWILSQSEGLDYSQPLSFLKGERAPNWVRESIVYGSLPRTTVAYNHKGSGYYEEDDALGFREAGTFFKMILLLPFIKSLGVNTIYLLPVSKMSDLFKKGSAPSPYAVRNPMELDERYHDPLLEGFGVDEEFKAFVEACHILGIRVILDFIPRTAARDSDLIKEHPDWFYWIRVEELADYAPPRAEELPFKVPDEDELEIVYGKESVKKHLRKFSLPPNLVNPEKWEKIKEAKENILEAIIREFGLITPPGFSDLINDPQPTWDDVTFLRLYLDHPKASKKFVSPNQPPYVLYDVIKASKFPGEEPNRELWEYLAGVIPHYQKRFGIDGARLDMGHALPKELLDLIIKNVKDYDPAFVMIAEELDMEKDKAAKESGYDVILGSSWYFVSRLNEMKKILEVSEKLVLPFLASVETPDTPRITTRKYGSRLKRLSPFITYFLPNSIPYVNTGQEIGEKQPMNLGLDTDPNLRKVLSPTDEFFGRLAFFDQYALHWDNPDKGVLEFIRRLIDVRNQFTDMMIEGEYQNLSDDELLMFSYQKEKRKLIVAANIGNSQKTLRISGLVWRGRMWEKKRKVTLKPLEFALIFQS
- the ylqF gene encoding ribosome biogenesis GTPase YlqF; the encoded protein is MNWYPGHIEKAKRRIRELLRMVDTVLEVRDARAPFATSAYGIDFSKKDSIIILNKVDIADETVTKKWASFLTAQGKRVVTTYKDEPRKVLLKKLSIERTAKILVVGVPNTGKSTIINKLKGKKSSTVGAQPGVTRGIQWFSLENGAKILDTPGVLYKNIFNKDLAAKLLLVGSLPIERVEDFTILERAYDIFRRVQYLEEDFNTFFENFAKRRGFLKKGGIPDLERAINVFFTEVSQGKIGRLSFERPDEISRLENEGEF
- a CDS encoding phospho-sugar mutase — protein: MILFGTGGIRGIMREGEFDEETVKRASLSTALWMKERNLKSVVIAYDTRRNSRKFAELAGKVFAGEGIEAYVFSEPTPTPVLSYAVRSMKAGAGVVITASHNPPEYNGYKVYTWDGVQAIPKYTDEITEIYKKVDTSAVKERNFKTVPPEIKESYIEKIVEMLSKLPRKSNLDIAYSPLHGTGANYVPEVLKRLGFTVRLVEEQMKPDPNFSTVPTPNPEEDDALILLNKKQATLGLATDPDCDRVGVVYRGKRLTGNQVGVLLTDFLLEHIKVDNPLIIKTIVTTDMVRPICEEKRAFLEETPTGFKFIGYLIEEHQKKGDRNFVFGFEESCGYLMGDHARDKDGVVGSALSAVAFSNYDPYEKLEELYKRYGYYMEKLINFKFDNVDRAIEIYRSLKNRSDIIDYSKGYNNVIPNETVAFVFEKSRIFVRPSGTEPKLKVYIHVKGDTKEEAESLIAENEKKIKEILGL
- a CDS encoding TIGR03960 family B12-binding radical SAM protein, which codes for MILRFLNETLPWVRKPSRYIGKEINCVIKDPGEVSLRMALVFPDTYEIGTSNYGLEVLYHILNNQPDVWAERSYLPWVDMIEKMKEKGVPLYTMESYTPLYQMDAVGISLEYELSYTNVVEVLKLSKIPLFFWERKKEDPIVLGGGPCSSNPEPVYGLFDAILIGDGEEAILEIVQVLKETKGEKRDTILKELSKIEGVYVPAFYKQKEQKIVPISPDFPEKIRRRIVRNLDDQPVPIKKILPNTESVHDRAVIEIARGCTRGCRFCHASIFYRPVRERSLDNILRNVEAMLKHTGYEEVSLLSLSTMDHSQIGEIVSELLNRYSEKKIAISIPSTRMDRFGVEVASKIASVRKTGLTFAPEAATQRLRNIINKNIEEHDIVSTLEAAKKAGWRRVKLYFMIGLPGESEKDLEEMVYLLQKVKRMGFKEVTASVSVFVPKPHTPFQFVRQITPEEAEERFRVIKKAKRVAKISYHDPRMSFLEGIFSRGDRNLLNLIVRANELGALFDEWSEQFNFDVWLKAFDITGVDPMHYLRERKLEEGLPWDHIDMGVTKEFLREEFKKALAGETTEDCRWNKCYLCGVCYRLNVKNILSGGDKDDPIWNGWYSRDHEGRRVR